The Ogataea parapolymorpha DL-1 chromosome III, whole genome shotgun sequence nucleotide sequence ATACTTTAAAGGCCGCACGTCCAACGCGTGCCAGTTTAGATGGCGGCGTCTCAAAAGCACTCGCGTGAGGACGTTGGAGTGTCACGAAACCAGCATAGTTGCCAAACCGTTGAGTCGGATACGGCGTTTGGACCGCACCGAACCGGATGTTTTGCAAGCTCACGTCAACGTCAGCATAGTCGGCTCGCGCAAGAGCAGAATCATGAAAATCAGTAGTTTATGTGAATGATATTTGTTTCATTCCATATTTATTTACCGATAAGAATTATTTAAATACAGAAATAATTTCAGATCAACATCATATTTCATGCTCAAACCTAAACAGATAAGGCCCGGCTACATTCCCCGCTATTTTGACGTGGCTGTCAATCTGTGCGATGACATGTTCAAGGGTAAATACAGAGACAATGAGCATCACGATTCGGACTCAAACTCTGTTCTAAAAAGAGCACGGCTGTTGAACGTCGACCGTATTCTTCTCACCGGCTCGTCCTACCAGGAATCGCGAtggtcgatcgacgaggcTCGTCGTATCAACGCGATCGGCGACCTAACACAGTACCCTCAGCTCTACACCACCGTGGGCGTGCATCCTTGCACTGTTCTTGAATTTGAGCCAGACCCCGAAAGTCACCTCGACAAAATCCGACGCCTGATCAAGGAAAATCTGCAGGATGGCACTATTCGggcttttggagaaattggTCTAGACTACGATAGACTGCACCATACGCCAatggagaaacagaaactgtACTTTGAGATGCAGCTGAAACTGGCCACCGAATTCAACCTGCCTCTTTTTCTACACATGAGGAATGCACTCGACGATTTTCTGAGTATTCTTCTTCCATTTATAGACGGAAGCAGAGCAGACGGGCTGGTTCTGAAGAATAAAAACGTGCTTGTTCACTCATTCACCGGAACGGAACAGGACTTGGAGAGGATTTTGCAACAGCCGTCATTTTTTATCAGTGTCAACGGCTGCTCGCTGAAAACAGAGGAAAACTGTGCGGTGGCAGCCAAAATTCCTTTGGATAGACTCATGATCGAGACGGACGCTCCGTGGTGTGAGATTCGGCGCACACACTCATCATACAACAACCTCACCAAATGTCCAAACGAGTTTTATCCATTTGAATATGACATTCCTCAAGAACTCTTGCCGAAGACGACTGCGAAAAAGGGCCCTAAATTGGCCCTCAACGAGTTTCTGCCAATTCCGTTGGTCAAATCCGACAAACTGGCTTCCTTCCTCCAATCAGAAGACAGCAAGAAACTGGTAGATCCAATGGTCAAATCCAGAAACGAGCCGTGTCTTGTGGGCCAGATCGCCGAGATCATGGCTAAACTGAAAAAGACAGAACCACAAAAAATTATAGACtcttgctaccaaaactCTCTTCGGTGGCTCGACTTATCATAGAGAACTTCATTATTAAATACATCTACCTGAGGCATTTTATTACCAGCAAATCTATGCCATAGAATCatttctcttcttcttcgatcTCTACCATTTTATCCTtatcctcgtcgtcgtctgctTCGGCCTCACCGCCCATGACACC carries:
- a CDS encoding 3'--&gt5' exonuclease and endonuclease with a possible role in apoptosis, which encodes MLKPKQIRPGYIPRYFDVAVNLCDDMFKGKYRDNEHHDSDSNSVLKRARLLNVDRILLTGSSYQESRWSIDEARRINAIGDLTQYPQLYTTVGVHPCTVLEFEPDPESHLDKIRRLIKENLQDGTIRAFGEIGLDYDRLHHTPMEKQKLYFEMQLKLATEFNLPLFLHMRNALDDFLSILLPFIDGSRADGLVLKNKNVLVHSFTGTEQDLERILQQPSFFISVNGCSLKTEENCAVAAKIPLDRLMIETDAPWCEIRRTHSSYNNLTKCPNEFYPFEYDIPQELLPKTTAKKGPKLALNEFLPIPLVKSDKLASFLQSEDSKKLVDPMVKSRNEPCLVGQIAEIMAKLKKTEPQKIIDSCYQNSLRWLDLS